In the genome of Dermacentor andersoni chromosome 3, qqDerAnde1_hic_scaffold, whole genome shotgun sequence, one region contains:
- the LOC126546451 gene encoding uncharacterized protein yields the protein MPISSVSPGFYEWTMSVPRELWNPQHPELLLAAKPYAEVERVLGYTFRDKGFLLMAFTHESFPPASRIVPGYMRPLDFMGDALLKELLTVHLYGTIYPLTPKALHETRKRLESNRFFGYVVVHHGMHKLLRSASSALSEDIVGYVRKLRDGEYPGFRIGAPPKPLADAFEALASAVYLDSDQSKATLWRSFFPLLRRQISVELQNTAAIATRRRSSTTSGSESSDE from the exons ATGCCGATCAGCAGCGTCTCACCAGGTTTCTACGAGTGGACCATGTCCGTTCCCCGCGAACTGTGGAACCCCCAGCACCCGGAGCTGCTGCTAGCGGCGAAGCCGTACGCCGAGGTCGAGCGTGTCCTGGGCTACACTTTTCGTGACAAG GGTTTCCTACTGATGGCTTTCACCCACGAGTCGTTTCCGCCGGCTTCTCGCATCGTTCCGGGATACATGCGTCCTTTGGACTTCATGGGCGACGCCTTGCTGAAGGAACTGCTGACCGTCCACCTGTACGGCACCATCTATCCCCTGACGCCGAAGGCGCTCCACGAGACGCGCAAGCGCCTCGAGAGCAACCGCTTCTTCGGGTACGTGGTGGTCCACCACGGGATGCACAAGCTGCTCCGGTCCGCGTCCTCCGCGCTCAGCGAGGACATCGTTGGATACGTGAGGAAACTGAGGGACGGG GAGTATCCGGGCTTCCGGATTGGTGCTCCTCCCAAGCCCCTAGCGGACGCCTTCGAGGCCCTGGCATCAGCCGTGTACTTGGACTCGGACCAGAGCAAGGCTACCCTGTGGCGTTCCTTTTTTCCCCTGCTGCGGCGCCAGATCAGCGTGGAGCTCCAGAATACCGCTGCCATAGCCACAAGGAGGCGCAGCTCTACGACCAGCGGCAGCGAGTCATCCGATGAATAA